A genome region from Lucilia cuprina isolate Lc7/37 chromosome 3, ASM2204524v1, whole genome shotgun sequence includes the following:
- the LOC111675945 gene encoding barH-like 1 homeobox protein yields the protein MQIFSLNYINLKNKFGYHIFVGDSDISDNNSDIDIEDRSSPDSEALNCHYNGQTLSNGHLLFSNNESSLDSSHYINDNEHSVSSQMPQTHGGGFLGEHKMGLPKSGRKPRRRRTAFTHAQLAYLERKFRCQKYLSVADRSDVAETLNLSETQVKTWYQNRRTKWKRQNQLRLEQLRHQASMEKEYVAENGSGNPLGCCPPGLTSFNATNPCNFLTSAAAAAIFRNVGYVHGCPL from the exons ATGCAAATCTTTTCACTAAactacattaatttaaaaaataaatttggttaTCATATCTTTGTAGGAG ACTCCGACATTTCCGACAACAATTCCGATATTGACATAGAAGATCGTTCCTCTCCCGATTCAGAAGCTTTAAATTGTCATTACAATGGTCAAACGTTATCGAATGGTCATTTATTATTTAGCAATAATGAATCTAGTCTTGACTCTTCCCACTATATTAATGATAATGAACATTCTGTAAGCAGCCAAATGCCACAAACTCATGGGGGTGGATTTTTGGGAGAACATAAAATGGGTCTGCCGAAAAGTGGTCGAAAACCTAGACGTCGGAGGACAGCCTTTACACATGCACAATTGGCATATTTGGAGAGAAAATTTCGTTGTCAAAAGTATTTGAGTGTGGCGGATAGAAGCGATGTGGCGGAAACTTTAAATTTGTCGGAGACACAAGTGAAAACATGGTATCAAAATCGAAg AACCAAATGGAAACGACAAAATCAACTGCGCCTAGAACAATTACGCCATCAGGCCTCAATGGAAAAGGAATATGTAGCGGAAAATGGTTCAGGAAACCCTTTGGGATGTTGTCCGCCCGGCTTAACATCATTCAACGCCACTAATCCCTGTAATTTTCTAACATCAGCAGCAGCTGCGGCCATATTTCGCAATGTCGGTTATGTGCACGGTTGTCCGTTGTAA
- the LOC111675898 gene encoding uncharacterized protein LOC111675898 produces MASKNSIGIISALLSVTSHTEFINDGARANCGKREEDLNKIEPSGVLVGLIGARFVRPNRMESEDIKIVKTQNTFENGYGANTKHVNTKGLWQYVFPTKTLTPQIEKLQDYRKVWNKFYEETDFLYQKVSVDNKRFEKTLKSKAIFDNLKMKKRFAISFDTLLLEAQQRALTCNKYAYIHVVGIGLGVWLETGQQEKVFMESFQQRLKYLLPQLNNIGVVHLSWFHLNEWSDLKNEAFFKSDKHPRGGIKILMSKRNPNDKLLPPYDNMLPVVSYAWDGNALPGNEFWKHCLASSNDPSTACSTLISELFNPHINTEYVNGNNLHIASLQHGVIHVKDYVEQILKNQVISENE; encoded by the exons ATGGCGTCTAAAAATAGTATTGGAATT ATATCAGCCCTTTTAAGCGTTACCTCACACACAGAATTCATTAACGATGGCGCTCGAGCTAATTGTGGTAAAAGAGAAgaagatttaaacaaaatagaacCAAGTGGTGTTTTAGTGGGTCTTATAGGAGCACGTTTTGTGCGACCCAATAGAATGGAAAGTGAGGatataaaaatagtcaaaacacaaaatacttttgaaaatggttatggAGCAAATACCAAACATGTCAACACAAAAGGTCTGTGGCAATATGTATTCCCAACCAAAACTTTAACGccacaaatagaaaaattacaagATTATAGAAAAGTATGGAATAAATTCTATGAGGAAACAGATTTTCTATACCAAAAGGTGTCGGTGGATAATAAACGTTTTGAGAAAACTCTCAAATCGAAAgctatttttgataatttaaaaatgaaaaaacgtTTTGCCATTTCTTTTGATACTTTACTCTTAGAGGCCCAACAGAGGGCCTTGACATGCAACAAATACGCCTATATACATGTGGTGGGTATAGGTTTGGGTGTTTGGTTGGAAACCGGTCAGcaggaaaaagtttttatggaaAGTTTTCAGCAACGTTTAAAGTATTTATTGCCACAGCTTAATAATATAGGTGTAGTGCACTTGTCTTGGTTTCATTTAAACGAATGGAGTGATTTGAAAAATGAGGCCTTTTTCAAATCCGACAAACATCCGAGAGGAGgtattaagattttaatgtcGAAAAGAAATCCTAATGATAAATTG ttaccGCCCTATGACAATATGCTGCCAGTAGTTTCATATGCCTGGGATGGTAATGCCTTACCGGGTAATGAGTTCTGGAAG CACTGTTTGGCCTCTTCTAATGATCCATCTACAGCCTGTAGTACCTTAATATCGGAACTCTTTAATCCTCATATTAATACGGAATATGTTAATGGCAATAACCTACATATAGCTTCACTTCAGCATGGGGTAATACATGTAAAAGATTATGTAGAGCAAATACTAAAGAATCAAGTGATTTCCGAGAATGAATAG